The DNA sequence CAATTGGTAATTTGTTGCTAGTCATGGCATTTTTTAGTATAATAATTGTAAAGGAATTAGATATAAAAATCAATTTTTCTATGAGTTTACCTTTTTTTAGTTATTCAACATTACCGTTGGTGTTATTAGTGGTCTTGGTAGCCATTATTTTTTTTATGTGGCGTAAGGGTGGAGCAAGTGGCCCATATAATGCTAGTGGTAATGCAACTCCAACTTTAAATCAGTATGCTAAAGATTTAACCAAAATGGCCGCCGACGGAAAGCTTGATCCGGTGATTGGTCGCAATGAAGAAATTGAACGCGTGATTCAAGTGTTGAGCCGCCGGACTAAAAATAATCCTGTCTTAGTCGGAAAGTCCGGCGTCGGCAAAACCGCCATCGCTGAAGGTTTGGCACAAATGATTGCCGGAAAGAAAGTGCCAAAAATTTTAGAAAATAAGAAAGTGCTCGCCCTAGATCTGACCGGTATTATCGCCGGCACAAAGTATCGGGGAGAATTTGAAAAACGGATTAAACAGATTGCCGACGAGATTACCGCTGCGAAGCGCAGCATCATTTTATTTATTGATGAGATTCATACTTTGGCGGAAGCCGGTGGGGCTGAGGGAGCAATTGACGCCGATGACATCTTAAAGCCGGCCTTAGCGCGTGGTGATCTGCAGGTAATTGGCGCAACCACTGCTGAAGAATACAAAAAATTTATTAAAAAAGATGTGACCCTTGATCGACGGTTGCATCCAATTTTAGTTGATGAGCCGACCAAGGAAGAAACCGTTAAAATTTTAGAGGGAATTAAGCGCAAGTATGAGCAGTTTCATAAAGTGAACATTACCAAAGAAGCAATCTTAGCGGCGGTTCATTTGGCTGAACAGCATATTAAGAATAAATCATTTCCAGATAAAGCAATTGATTTAATGGATGAAGCGGCGTCGAAGGTCAGCATTGAAAATGTTACTGATGAATCAACTGCTAAAAAAACAACGTCCCAAAAGAGGCTGGCGGATAAAAAATCATGGCCGCAGGTTGGCGTAGCGGAGGTGCAGGAGGTAATGCAGGAGTGGCAGGAAAATAAATTTTTATAAATTGTTACTATTTTAATGTCTAAGACTAAATCGGCACTATTAAACACCCTCGGCTTGTTCTTTTTATTTTATGGCGTTTATGCTATTGATTATTCGGTATATCGTGATCATTGGTCGTGGGTTTTTTGGATTTGTTATATCGGCTTGGTAATTATGGGTGCGGCAATATTATTGCGGAATTCAATGGTAATTATCAGTCAATTATATATTTTAACTATTCCACTATTAATTTGGCTGACTGATTTTTTTTCGCGCGTTTTTACCGGACACCATTGGTTTGGAACCACAGATTATTTCTTTGAAGAATTATTATTACCGGCCCGGATTATCTCGCTGGAACATTTTTTCCTTTTGCCCTTGGGGTATGTGGCATTTTGGGCTTTGGGAGCAAAAGCTAAGGGGGCGTGGGTCATTAGTATTATTGAGGTGGCAGTCATATATTTTATGGTCAGATTATTCACCGACGCTGTCCAAAACGTTAACTGTGTTTTTGAGTCGTGCTTTCCTTCAGTTCCGTCCGACGCGCTTTATCCAATTCGTTGGTTTGCAATAATTCTAGGGATGATTTTAATTACCTGGTTTTTAAATTTCATGGTACTTTATTTAACTAAAAAAATTAACTATAATAAAAAATAGGTTTGGAAAATAACTAATAAATTTTATGAACCAACAAAACGATTTGCAAACTAAAGTAAAATCTCGGGTAAGCAGCAAAGTGGTCCTGGCGGGTATTGCCATTGCCACGCTGGTTGGTGTTTCGCTGGTTACTGCCAGTCTGGTAACTCCGGCCGGTACCGGAAATTTTTATGCCGGCAGCGGTGATATCAAACTCCCGCCGCCAAAGCCGGCTTGTCCGGTGGGAGGTTATGCGGAGAATGGAAAGTATGTTTATATTTGTGAAGAGGACGGTACGGCTGCTCGACATACGTGTGATAAAAGATTAGAAGATGCTAATGGTGTTGAGTTGTATCGCTGTTTAGATTCAAGTGGCAATACAGACAATGATCAGGTGTGTTGCTTGGAGGAAGCTCCTACGTGTCCGGCGAATTATTCCATTTGTGGCAAAGACGCTGGTGCTGTCTGTTGTAGTGCTAATGAAACTTGTGAATCTAAAAAATGGCCACCGGTTGTGGGGGATACAATTTATTTTTGTAAACCAAAAACGTGTCCCGATCCGGCGAGGCCAAAATTGTGCACCGGTAGCACCAATAATGCTTGTTGTGCAAGTACCGATAGCTGCGGCACGAGCGGCATTGGTATTGCATACTGTAAGCCCACAGGCTGCACTGATCCAAACTGTGGTGATATCTGTTGTACTGATAATGAAATTTGTGTGACCAAAACTGGCACACCTCCAGTTTGTCAGCCAAAAGATCCTTCATCTTGTGATACCGATGGGGTTGATAATGTCCCTGGTAATAATGATGATCAAGAGTATTGTCAGGGAAGGGGTGAGTATGCCGAAAGAAAACGTTGTTGTCCGGTCCGTACTTGTTTTGTAATGCCTAATGGATATCCGCAATGTAAGACAAATTAAATTTGTTTTAGAAATAGAGCCCGCTAAAGCATAGTGCTTAGCGGGCTCTTTGGTTTTCGGGGGGGGTTATTTAAGCAAAGCCCATTTGACAGGCCCTGCAAGCTCTTTGGCAGTTTGGACAAGAAAGACCTTGTCGCGAATGCTTAGTTCCTGAAGGTTGATCCAGGGAAACAAGTTGACGAACTTTATTCCAAGCTCATCGAGGTTCTCCTGGGTCCAGGCTTGCTGGTTGAACTGAGTGAGTGCTTCTTGTTGTGGCGGGGTCAAATCGTTGGGAATTGATTCCCAGACTTTGTAGTACTGAGAAGCTTGGTTGCTGATGATATTGGTGCTGACGCCGATGTCTTGGAGCGCTTGGAGGCGCTTGATGATGTCGGCGGTGTTGCCGACTGTCAGCCAGGTGAACCCGGCACCAGAAATTTCGGGGCCGTTTTCCCATTGCTTCTCTCCGTACTTGACGGAGGTGTAGTAGCAACGAACTGCCGTCCAGCGCCCATCCTGATTGACTTCAGTAACCGTTGACAGCTCGTAGTCGCCAAGTTTCGGCGAGTTGAACGCGATGTTCATGCCGTTAAGGTCGCACCAGGCCACCCAGACCGTTTCCGTTGTCGAAGCTTTGACTTTCTCTTGTTCGTTGGCGATGACAACTGCCAACGGCTTAGGTTCCGGGTAAATCGGATATGCGTCCGAGCATTCCCCGGGTTTCGGATTCGGGTTGCCGCGACCGCAACGGATCTTGGATTCACGGTGCGAGTCCAGCAGGAGTGCGGTACCCCAGCCAAGCAGTTCAACGGCTTGCGGGTTTTTGGTTTCAGCCTTTGTGACAGCGGCTGTTAACTGTTTGACGAACATTTCGTCGGAGATGTTGGTTGGGCGCTCGGCAGCAAAGCTTGCCAAGCATAGCGTGCAGGTGAAACCTGCAAGAACTAACGTCTTCATCTTAAATATCCTTCCCCATGGAAAGTGGCTTGTAACCATAATTCACAACAGGTGAATAATGGTTTTCAAGACCGTTGTAGGGTACATTTTCTATAGTATATATTATACTATATATTCATTTTTTTGTCAATAGTAAGACAATATAATTAAAAACACCTGCTAGTTATAGCAAGTGTTTTTAAACGACTAAAATTTATTGTTGATTATATTATTATAAATCGCCGCAACTAGAAAAATTACAATTAATGTAATAGCAGGCCTTGTTGTCCGGATTGTTGGTGCCGCGAGTTTTTTCATCAACGTGAACT is a window from the Candidatus Buchananbacteria bacterium genome containing:
- a CDS encoding ATP-dependent Clp protease ATP-binding subunit; this translates as MAFFSIIIVKELDIKINFSMSLPFFSYSTLPLVLLVVLVAIIFFMWRKGGASGPYNASGNATPTLNQYAKDLTKMAADGKLDPVIGRNEEIERVIQVLSRRTKNNPVLVGKSGVGKTAIAEGLAQMIAGKKVPKILENKKVLALDLTGIIAGTKYRGEFEKRIKQIADEITAAKRSIILFIDEIHTLAEAGGAEGAIDADDILKPALARGDLQVIGATTAEEYKKFIKKDVTLDRRLHPILVDEPTKEETVKILEGIKRKYEQFHKVNITKEAILAAVHLAEQHIKNKSFPDKAIDLMDEAASKVSIENVTDESTAKKTTSQKRLADKKSWPQVGVAEVQEVMQEWQENKFL